DNA from Paraburkholderia sp. ZP32-5:
TTGTCCGCCTCGATGAGCGACGCCGAAGTCGCCGAGCATGCGTTTGCCGCGCGCCGCGAAAAGACCGGCAGCGATTTCCTGCCGCATCATCTGCAACGGGTCGCGGCGATTTCCTGCGTGTTCCGCGACAGCAACGGCTTTCGCGTGCGCTCGCTCGGCACGCCCGAAGATGGCGAGGCAGCGCTCGTGCAGTCGTTCTATCGCGTGATCGAGAAGTACACGCCGCAACTCGTGTCATGGAACGGCGGCGGCTTCGATCTGCCGGTGCTGAACTACCGCGCGCTGGTCAACGGCATTCCCGCATACCGGTTCTGGGATCTCGGCGAGGACGACCGCGACTTCAAGTGGAACAACTACATCAGCCGCTACCATGCGCGCCACACCGATCTGATGGACGTGCTCGCGATGTATCAGGCGCGCGCGAACGCGCCGCTCGATGCGCTCGCGAAGATGTGCGGCTTTCCAGGCAAGATGGGCATGGACGGCAGCCAGGTGTGGCAGGCGTTCCAGCAAGGGCGCATCGACGAAATCCGCAATTACTGCGAGACCGACGTCGTCAACACGTACCTGCTGTATTGCCGCTTCCAGTTGATGCGCGGCGGCCTTAAGCCGGCGGAGTATGCTGACGAGATCAATCTGGTGAAGAACGCGCTCGCGCTCGAAACCGCGCCGCAATGGGCCGAGTACCTGGCGGCCTTCGAGCAGTGAGTTTGCTTCTGAGTCTGGCGATTGAGTGTGCGCGGGCGTCCAACGGCTAAACCCGCCGGCTCCCGCGACCACCGCACGCTCCAGGCGCGTGGCAAGCGCGGCGCTTCGTCTACAATCTCGCCTTTCCCCTTCAGTCTGTCAGGAAGTCGCAGGTGTCCCGAACTGCCCCCCATCGTCGCTCGCCGAAGCGTCATAAACCCGCCCCGGCGCCAGCGCTCGCTATCACCGGCAAGGAGCCGGTCATCGAAATCGTCTCGCTCGATATGGAAGCGCGCGGCGTGGGCCGCACCGAGAGCGAGGACGGCACGCCAGGCAAGGTGGTGTTCGTTGAAGGCGCGCTGCCGGGCGAACTCGTCAGTTATTCGACGCATCGCAGCAAGCCCAAATTCGAGCAGGCCGAAGTCGTGCAGGTGTTCCGCGAAAGCGTGATCCGCACGAAGCCGAAGTGCAGCTATTTCGACATCTGCGGCGGTTGCTCGATGCAGCATCTCGACGTGCGCGCGCAGGTCGCGGTCAAGCAGCGCGTGCTCGAAGACAACCTGCGGCATCTCGCGAAGCTGCGGCCCGAAACGGTCTTCCGGCCGATTCACGGGCCGTCGTGGGGCTATCGCTATCGTGCGCGTCTGGCGGTGCGCTACCTGCCGGAAAAAGGCGGCATGCGCATCGGCTTTCACGAGAAGAAGAGCAGTTATATCGCCGACATGAAGACGTGCGAGGTGCTGCCGCCACATGTGTCCGCGATGCTGATGCCGCTGCGCTTCATGGTCCGCAAGCTGTCGATCTACGAGCGTATGCCGCAGCTGGAGCTCGCGGTCGGCTCGTCGGTCACCGCACTCGTAGTGCGCAATCTCGAGCCGCTCACCGCCGCGGACGAACAGGTGCTGCGCGAGTTCGCCGACGAGCACCACGTGCAATTCTGGATCCAGCCGGGTGGTCCCGACACGGTCACGCCGCTTTATCCGCTCGACGTCGAACTCGATTACACGCTGCCGGAATACGGCATCCGCATGCCGTTCAAGCCGACCGATTTCACCCAGGTCAATCACGCGATCAACCGTGTGCTGGTCAGCCGCGCGTTGCGGCTGCTCGCGCCGGCGCGGACCGACCGCGTGCTCGATCTGTTCTGCGGGATCGGCAATTTCACGCTGCCGCTCGCGCGGATTTCGCGGGAAGTGGTCGGCATCGAAGGCAGCGAGGTGCTGACCCAGCGCGCGCTCGCCAACGCGGAGTTGAATGGTGTTGCCGGGCATACGTCGTTCGCGTGCCGCAACCTGTTCGAAGTCACCGCCGACGATCTGCGCGCGCTCGGCCACTTCGACAAGTTTCTGATCGATCCGCCGCGCGAAGGTGCGCTCGCGGTCGCGAAGGCACTCGCGGAGATTGCGCAGAGCGGCAACGGGCCGCTGCCGAAGCGCATCGTCTACGTGTCGTGCGCGCCGGCCACGCTCGCGCGCGACGCCGGCCTGCTCGTGCACGAGGCCGGCTACCGGCTGGTGGGCGCGGGCGTCGTCAATATGTTCCCGCATACGTCGCACGTGGAATCGATTGCGTTGTTCGAGCGGGATTGAATCCGGCGCGCGTGGGACACGCGGTGCACAAATAAAAACGCCACGACCGAGGTCGTGGCGTTTTTGTTTTCAGGTCGCTGTCTGTCAGTGCTCAGCCAAGGGGCTGACGATGCATCAGAACTGCCACCAGGACTTGACCGTGCCGGGCCGTGCGTGGCCGGTAATGTACGGACTGTCGGGGAAGGTACCCGCCAGGATGCGGCGCGTGTCATCCGCGAGTTGCGGATTGTTCAGCCGCTGGTACGACAGGATCATGATGTGCAGCGCGTCTTCGATGGCCGGCGCGTTCTTGTATTCACGCAACGCCAGCTGGGCGCGGTTGATCGCTGCCACATACGCGCCGCGGCGATAGTAGTAATCCGCCGCGTGGACTTCGTGCGATGCGAGCGCATTGACGATATAGCGCATGCGTTGCGCGGCGTCCGGCGCGTACTTGCTGTTCGGGAAGCGGTCTACCACTACCTTGAACGCATCGTACGATTCGCGCAGCGACTTCGGATCGCGCTCGCTCATGTCCTGGCCGGAGAAGCGGCCGAACAGACCGAGGTCGTCGTTGAAGTGGATCATGCCCTTCAGGTAGTACGCGTAGGCGATGTCCGGGTGATCCGGGTGCAGCTGGATGAAGCGGTCGACGGCCTGGTCCGCGGCTGCATTTTCATTGTCTTTCCAGTTGCAGTAGGCGACGTTGATTTGCGCCTGCTGTGCGAAGTGGCCAAACGGGTCGCGGCCTTCGAGCTGTTCGAAATATTTCGCGCATTTGCCGAAGTCACCACCGGTCAAGGCGTCGTTCGCCTCCGTATATAATTTGTTGTTATTCCACGTAGCCGTTTCGTCGGTCTTCTCCGGCAGGCCGTGGCAAGCCGCGACAGCGACGACGGCCGCCGCGCACGCGATGTATCCGGCCACTTTCCGGGCCGCTTTCTTGATGGCCGCCAAATTGATCGCCGCTTTAGTGATGGTGTTCAAGGCTCGCATTTTCCAGTCTAGCTTTACGTCCAGGTGACTCAGACTCAATGACCCGCTCAAATACTCCAGGCACCGCAGGCGCCGGGAATAGCAACAAAGATTATAGCGTAAGCGCCGACCCCGCCGACGCGTTGGGCGTCGATTCCCTCGACGACGATTTCAGCGGCGACGCGCCTGCCGCAAGCGGCGCGCAAGGCGCCGCGGCCACCGTGCCGACGGTACCCGGCCGCGCGGCCGACGAGACGCCGCGCACGGTCGTCGTCCCCGATGAACTGGCCGGCGAGCGCCTCGATAAAGTGCTCGCCAGGGTGTTTCCCGAGTTTTCGCGCAGCCGTCTGCAAAGCTGGATCGAGGCGCAGCGGGTGCGCGTCGACGGCAAGCCTGCGAAGATCCGCCAGCCGGTGCCGCTTGGCGCAACGATCGAACTCGTGCCCGATCTGCTGCCCGAGCAGTTGGCGTTCACGCCGGAGCCGGTGCCGCTCGAGGTCGTCTATGAGGACGATACGCTCGTCGTCATCAACAAGCCGGCCGGCATGGTCGTGCATCCGGCCGCCGGCAACTGGAGCGGCACCGTGCTGAATGGTCTGCTGCACCGCTACGGCGAGGCGGCTGCCGGGCTGCCGCGCGCGGGTATCGTGCACCGGCTCGACAAGGAGACCTCCGGGCTGATGGTGGTCGCACGCACGCTCGAAGCGCAGACCGATCTCGTGCGCCAGTTGCAGGCGCGCACGGTGAAGCGGCGCTATCTCGCGCTGGTGTGGGGCAACATGCCCGACGAAGGCACGATCGACGCGCCGATCGGCCGCGATCCGCGTGAGCGCACGCGCATGGCGGTCGTGACGGGCGCGTCCGGCAAGCCGGCGCGCACGCATTTCCGGCGCGTTAGTTCGGCGATCTGGCAGCGTCAGCCGGTCACCGCGATCCATTGCGATCTGGAGACCGGGCGCACGCATCAGATCCGCGTGCATTGCGCGCACATCGGGCATCCGCTGCTTGGCGATCCGGTATATGGACGCGCGCGCGGCAAGCGCTCGGTCACACCGCTGCCTGGCGGTTTCGCGCGCCAAGCACTGCACGCGTGGCGCCTCGGGCTGATTCATCCGCAAACCGGGCGCTCGATGCAATGGCGTGCCGACGTGCCGGCCGATATCGAGGCGCTGTCGGCGGAACTTGGTCTCGGGCGTGACGACGCGGGCGAGTTCGACGACGGATACGACGAGTACGACGACGGCCACGACGCATCCGATTACGATGACGCCGACGAGGCCGCCGACGACACTCTCGCCGATCACGAAGACGACGGCCACGAAGATCACGACGACCACGAAGAGGACGACGACCACGAAGAGGACGATCGCGCATGAGCACGAATTTGCCGGAGCTGAGTTTCGTCGATGTCGTGCAACCCGCATGGAACGTGTCGCCGCGCGTGCGCGCGCTGGTGACCACACGCGACGGCGGTGTCAGCGACGCGCCGTTCGGCCGCTGGCGCGCCGGCGCGGATCAGCCCGGCGGCCTTAACCTCGGCATGAAAACCGGCGACGATCTGGCCGCCGTCGCGTGCAATCGTGCGCGGCTGCTCGAACTGGCCGGCGTTCGCGACGCCGCGTGGCTCGAACAGATACACGGCGCCGGCATCGTGCGCGCGGAAGATGCACTCGCGTACACGCACGAACATCACACGCCGATGCGCGCCGATGCGAGCGTCACCGATCGCGCGGGCCTCGCGTGCATCGTGATGGTCGCCGATTGCATGCCGGTGCTGTTGTGCGACGGGTCGGGCCGCGCGGTCGGCGCCGCGCATGCCGGCTGGCGCGGGCTGGCGGCGGGTATCGTCGAGCAGACCGCGCAGCGCGTCGCCACGCTCGCCGGCATCGAGGCGAGCGAGCTTTACGCGTATCTCGGTCCGGCGATTGGACCCACTGCGTTCGAAGTCGGCCCTGACGTGCGTGACGCGTTCATGAACGGCGTCGATGGCGCGCAACGCGACGAGACCGCGGCGGCTTTCGTCGCGCACCCGTCGAATGCCGGTAAATATCTCGCGGATCTGCCGGCACTCGCGCGCTTGCGTCTGCAACGGCTGGGCGTCATGCGCGTGAGCGGCGGCGATCTGTGCACGGTCACGCTGCGCGAGCGTTTCTACTCTTATCGCCGCGATCGCGACACCGGCCGCATGGCCGCGCTGATCTGGCTCGACGATCAGGCCCAGACGCTCGCCGATTGAGCGGTGCGGATGCGCATGGCTGCGCGCATCTTCATACGATTACGAATCGAACGGCGCGTCTTGGCCGGCAAATCGCGGTTGAAGTTTCGACACGATTTCGGACCAGCGCGCGCCGTTTGCAACCCCGTTCGCGGCACCTTCCGCGGCGTCGTTTTCAACAGCGTTTTCGCGACGCGCGAGACATCGCTGAGACCGCGCAAGCCCGCATGAATCCACGCTATCGGCGAGTTGCGCCGGTCGATTTTGCTGCGCTGCCGGAATGCTCACGGTAAGGCGAATCGAGACAGACCCGCGTGCGCGCCGGATGTATAAAAAATCCTTAAATACCATGCATCATGGGAGTTTTTTCCGCCTACCGGCGGTGCCGACGAGTTGCGCGGTTGAATCGCAATTTTACTTACAGGGAAAACGATAATTAAAAAACTGTCGCACTGCGGCAAAATCGGGAACAAGCATTGACATGCCTTGTGATGGGGAGCAAAAATGTTCCTCCCAAGCTCCTCGTTGTAACGGGACAGGGCGTGACGAAGTCGTGAGCAATCGCCACGTGCGCACGAACCTGCCTCTCAACCCGTCCGTAAGGACTTACCGGTCAAAAGCAGGTATGGCTGCATCTCATTCCTCAGCTTCCTCCAGCACGGACTCCCCGAAGGAGCAAACGCAGCAGGCCGGTACGAGCGGCGCATCGTCAGCCGCGGGCGTGCAGCAGTTTCTTGACACCTGGATGAACGCATGGCGATCGTTCGGTGTGCCGTCCGCCGGCGCGCCGTTCCAGGTTCCTCCGATGCCGCAGATGCCTGGCATGCCGCCGTTGGCGCAGATGCCGTTCACACCGCCGGCGGGATTCCCGCAAATGCCGTCGTTTCCCGGCATGCCTGATTTCAGCAAGCTGGCCACTGGCGCGATCCCGTCGCTACCGTCGTTCCCTGCCTTGAACATCCCCACCGCCGCGATTCCGCCCGAGCGTTTGCAGAAGCTGCAAACGGACTACTCGCGCGAGGCGATGGAGCTGATCCAGCAGGCCGCCACGTCGACCAGCAAGGCGCCCGAACTCAAGGACCGGCGCTTTAGCGCGGAAGCCTGGAGCGCGACGCCGGCCTATGCATTCACCGCCGCCTGGTATCTGCTGAACGCGCGCTATCTACAGGAGATGGTCGACGCACTCGACACCCAGCCGAAGGTGCGCGAGCGCATCCGTTTCGCGGTTCAGCAGTGGACCGCCGCGGCATCACCCAGCAACTTCTTCGCACTGAATCCCGAAGCGCAAAAAACGCTGCTCGACAGCAAGGGCGAGAGCCTGCGCCAGGGCGTGATGAATCTGCTCGGTGACATGCAGCGCGGCAAGATCTCGCAGACCGACGAATCGCGTTTCGCGGTCGGTGAAAATCTCGCGAATACCGAAGGCTCGGTGGTGTTCGAAAACGATCTGCTGCAGTTGATCCAGTACAAGCCGCGCACGCCGACGGTACGCGAGCGGCCGCTGCTGATCGTGCCGCCGTGTATCAACAAGTTCTACATCCTCGATCTGCAGCCCGAGAATTCGCTGGTCGCGCACGGGCTCGATTCAGGTCACCAGGTGTTCCTGATTTCGTGGCGCAACGCGGATCAATCGATCGCGCACAAGACGTGGGACGACTACATCGGCGAGGGCGTGCTCACCGCGATCGACACCGTGCGCAAAGTCAGTGGACGCGAGCAGATCAATACGCTCGGCTTCTGCGTCGGCGGCACGATGCTCGCCACCGCGCTGGCGGTGGCCGCAGCGCGCGGCGAACACCCGGCCGCGTCGATGACGCTGCTCACCGCGATGCTCGATTTCTCCGACACCGGCGTGCTCGACGTATTCGTCGACGAGGCTCACGTGCAGATGCGCGAGCAGACCATCGGCGGCAAGAGCGGCACGCCGCCTGGCCTGATGCGTGGCCTCGAGTTCGCCAACACGTTCTCGTTCCTGCGGCCGAACGATCTCGTGTGGAACTACGTCGTCGACAATTACCTGAAGGGCCGCATGCCGGTGCCGTTCGATCTGCTGTATTGGAACAGCGACTCGACCAGCCTGCCGGGCCCGATGTATTGCTGGTATCTGCGCAACACGTACCTCGAGAACAAGCTGCGAGAACCGGGTGCGCTGACCACCTGCGGCGAGCAGATCGATCTGTCGAAGATCGACGTGCCCACGTTCATCTACGGTTCGCGTGAAGACCATATCGTGCCGTGGCAAACCGCGTATGCGTCGGTGCCGCTGCTGTCCGGGCCGCTCAAGTTCGTGCTCGGCGCGTCCGGTCATATCGCGGGTGTGATCAATCCGCCGGCGAAGAAAAAGCGCAGTTTCTGGAAACTCGAAACCGATCAGAAAACGCTGCCGGAAACCGCGAACGAATGGTTCGACGCATCGACAGAAGTACCCGGCAGCTGGTGGCCCGAATGGACCGAGTGGCTCGATCAGTACGGCGGCAAGAAGGTGAAGCCGCGCGCCACGGCCGGCTCGGATGAATTCCCGGTTATCGAGCCGGCGCCGGGCCGCTACGTGCGGCAACGGGAGTGAGCGGCGGTAAGCAGCAAGCCGCGGCTCGCGATGGGTGTTTAGCAGGTTTTAGCAGGTGAATGAGCGTCTGGTTGATGAACGCGTGATGAAGGCGCAAACGAACGCGCAAGTGCAACGGAATCTTTAACGTAACGGGCTGCGGCGTGGTTGGCCGAGGTGCCCGGAGGATATTGAAATGACTGATGTTGTGATCGTATCGGCCGCTCGTACCGCAGTGGGCAAATTTGGTGGTTCGCTGGCCAAGATTGCCGCCCCTGAACTCGGCGCAATTGCAGTGCGTGCCGTCCTCGAACGCGCCGGCGTGAAGCCGGAGCAGGTGAGCGAAGTTATCCTCGGCCAGGTGCTGACGGCAGGCTCCGGCCAGAATCCCGCGCGTCAGTCGCTGATCAAGGCCGGTTTGCCGTCGGCGGTGCCGGGCATGACGATCAACAAGGTGTGCGGCTCGGGTCTGAAGGCCGTGATGCTCGCGGCCAACGCGATCATCGCGGGCGACGCGGACATCGTCGTCGCGGGCGGCCAGGAAAACATGAGCGCCGCGCCGCACGTGCTGCCGGGTTCGCGCGACGGCTTCCGCATGGGCGATGCGAAGCTGATCGACTCGATGATCGTCGATGGCCTGTGGGACGTGTACAACCAGTACCACATGGGCGTGACGGCGGAGAACGTCGCGAAGGAATACGGCATTACGCGCGAAGAGCAGGACGCGTTCGCGGCGCTGTCGCAGAACAAGGCGGAAGCCGCGCAGAAAGCTGGCCGCTTCGACGATGAAATCGTGCCGGTCGAAATTCCGCAGCGCAAGGGCGAGCCGCTGCGCTTCGCGACCGACGAATTCGTGCGCCACGGCGTGACGGCCGAAGCGCTCGCGGGCCTGAAGCCGGCGTTCTCGAAGGAAGGCACGGTGACGGCCGCGAACGCGTCGGGTATCAACGACGGCGCGGCCGCGGTGCTGGTGATGTCGCTGAAGAAGGCTGAAGCGCTGGGCCTCACGCCGCTCGCGCGCATCAAGGCGTACGCGAACGCGGGCGTCGATCCGAAGGTGATGGGCATGGGCCCGGTGCCGGCTTCGCGCCGCTGTCTCGAGCGCGCGGGCTGGAGCCCGGCCGATCTCGACCTGATGGAAATCAACGAAGCGTTCGCCGCGCAGGCGCTCGCGGTGCACAAGCAGATGGGCTGGGACACGTCGAAGATCAACGTGAACGGCGGCGCGATTGCGATCGGCCATCCGATCGGCGCGTCCGGTTGCCGGATTCTCGTTACGCTGCTGCACGAAATGCAGAAGCGCGACGCGAAGAAGGGTCTGGCTTCGCTGTGCATCGGCGGTGGCATGGGTGTCGCGCTGGCGGTCGAGCGCATGTAACGAACGCTGGGTGCGCCGCGCCGGCTGTGCGGGTTGCCGTCCGCTCGCGCGGCGGCACGCGTAATCAGCGTCAGGCGAGGCAGGAGGTGGCCGGTCGATGTCCGGTCGGCCCCTCGAAAACGATAATGGAGTGTGGTTTATGACACAGCGAATTGCATACGTAACAGGCGGCATGGGCGGCATCGGCACGAGCATCTGCCAACGTCTGCACAAGGAGGGCTTCAAGGTGATCGCCGGCTGCGGCCCGAATTCGCCGCGCCGCGCGAAGTGGCTCGACGAGCAGAAGGCGCTCGGCTACGACTTCGTCGCATCAGAAGGCAACGTCGGTGACTGGGAATCGACCAAGGCCGCGTTCGACAAGGTCAAGGCCGAAGTCGGCGAGATCGACGTGCTGGTCAACAACGCCGGCATCACGCGCGACGTCGTGTTCCGCAAGATGACGCACGAAGACTGGACCGCGGTGATCGACACCAACCTGACCAGCCTGTTCAACGTCACCAAGCAGGTGATCGACGGCATGGTCGAGCGTGGCTGGGGCCGCGTGATCAATATTTCGTCGGTGAACGGCCAGAAGGGCCAGTTCGGCCAGACCAATTATTCGACCGCGAAGGCCGGCATTCACGGCTTCACGATGTCGCTCGCGCAGGAAGTGGCGACCAAGGGCGTGACGGTCAACACCGTATCGCCGGGCTATATCGGCACCGACATGGTCAAGGCGATCCGCCCGGACGTGCTGGAAAAAATCGTCGCGACGATTCCGGTGCGCCGCCTGGGCCATCCGGACGAAATCGGCTCGATCTGCGCGTGGCTCGCGTCGGATGAATCGGGCTTCTCGACGGGCGCCGATTTTTCGCTGAACGGCGGTTTGCATATGGGTTGAGCCCCCGGGCGCGCTGCTCACGAGGTGGCGCGCTGTGGCTCAGAGGGTTTTCCGCCGGCGTCCCGGCTGTGCAATCGGATCCTTGCACGGCCTGGACGCCGTTTCCGCGCTTGCTTAACTCGAGCTTAAAGGCGTTACATGACTACTACTACAAAGAAAACGGCCGAACGACTGATCAAGAAATATCCGAATCGTCGGCTGTACGACACAGAGACAAGCACCTACATCACGCTGACTGATGTGAAGCAACTCGTGCTGGATCAGGAGGATTTCAAGGTCATCGATGCGAAAAGCAACGAGGACCTGACGCGTGCGATCCTGTTGCAGATCATTCTCGAAGAGGAGAGCGGTGGTCTGCCGATGTTCTCGTCGTCGATGCTGTCGCAGATCATCCGGTTCTACGGTCATGCGATGCAGGGCATGATGGGCACGTACCTGGAAAAGAACATCCAGGCCTTCATCGACATTCAGGCGAAGCTCGCCGACCAGTCGAAGAATCTCTATGAAGGCAAGGCGATGAATCCGGAAGTCTGGTCGCAGTTCATGAACATGCAGGCGCCGATGATGCAGGGCATGATGACCAGCTATATCGAGCAGTCGAAGAACATGTTCGTGCAGATGCAGGAGCAGATGCAGAACCAGGCGAAGACGATGTTCGCCACGTTCCCGTTCACGCCGGGCGGCGCGGTGAACGCGGGCGGCACGCCTGCCACGCCGCAGGACAATCCGGAAGCGGAGAAGAAGTAACGGCGCGAGCGACAAGCGGGGCCGGGTCGCCGACGCGATACAATCGCGGCTTGCCCGAGCGCGGCACTGTGCCGCCGCGGCCGGATTCGCCGGGCGACGGAACGTCCACCGCCCGCGCCGCGCCGTTATCGCCGTCGTTACCCTGATTACCTTCGTCACCGCTTTGCGCCTGATTCGTCCCATGCTTGCTGTTGTCTCCGCTCTCACATCCACGCCATCGGCAGTGCCTTCCGTCGCGAAGGCCGCATCGGTCAGCGTCGGCTGAACCGTGCATCGGTACATCCCATGAGCCGGCTGTTTCTCGCCCCGATGGAAGGGCTTGCGGACTACGTATTGCGTGACGTACTGACGGGTGCGGGCGCTTTCGACGGCTGCGTGTCCGAATTCATCCGCGTGACGGGTTCGATGTTGCCCATGCGCGTCTACGAGCGCGAGGCGCCCGAAATCCTGCACGCCAGCGTGACCGCCAGCGGCACACCGATGGTGATCCAGCTGCTCGGTAGCGACCCCGAATGGATGGCGCGCAACGCCGCGTACGCGGCCACGTTGTCGCCGTATGGGATCGATCTGAACTTCGGCTGTCCCGCCAAAGTCGTCAATCAGCATGGCGGCGGCGCGATGCTGCTGAAGGATCCGAAGCAATTGAACCGGATCGTGGCGGCCGTGCGTGCCGCGGTGCCTGCCGATATCGCGGTGACGGCAAAAATGCGCCTCGGCGTGGCGGACACGTCGCGGGCGATCGAATGCGCGCAGGCGCTCGTGGAGGGCGGCGCGGCCTCGCTCGTCGTGCATGCGCGTACCCGCGACGACGGCTACCGGCCACCCGCGCACTGGGAATGGATTGCACGCATCGACGAAGCGGTCGACGTGCCCGTGATCGCGAACGGCGAAGTCTG
Protein-coding regions in this window:
- a CDS encoding tRNA dihydrouridine synthase, which codes for MSRLFLAPMEGLADYVLRDVLTGAGAFDGCVSEFIRVTGSMLPMRVYEREAPEILHASVTASGTPMVIQLLGSDPEWMARNAAYAATLSPYGIDLNFGCPAKVVNQHGGGAMLLKDPKQLNRIVAAVRAAVPADIAVTAKMRLGVADTSRAIECAQALVEGGAASLVVHARTRDDGYRPPAHWEWIARIDEAVDVPVIANGEVWSVEDWQRCRAVSGCADVMIGRGAVSDPFLAQRIRGLMDPSPSPGEWREVLHALAVYMKKLRARGTLSHEHGRVKQWLSYLRRTWPQAAELHAAIRRLQDSDEILVVIGQALTDSDSVRIPQTIRDDEDSASEQADPSEAIAI